From the Spiroplasma alleghenense genome, one window contains:
- a CDS encoding 4Fe-4S single cluster domain-containing protein, with amino-acid sequence MLLKLANLNINNFVSQTLIEGPGKRFAVWFQGCSIGCRNCSNQEMLSFEKRMFLPVSLLIEKIKESKEKFGILGLTILGGEPFLQPDGLLELVEETKKLGLNIIIFSGFLYENLEKQFFEILAHIDLLIDGPFISSKLDKNRRLIGSTNQRIIKISDCFENEDYFEKPVWEVDIHINNSIATVNGDGSILDDADGKNIFNIEKNK; translated from the coding sequence TTGTTGTTAAAGTTGGCTAATTTAAATATAAATAATTTTGTTTCCCAAACTTTGATCGAAGGACCAGGTAAAAGATTTGCGGTTTGATTCCAAGGATGTTCAATTGGGTGTAGAAATTGCAGCAATCAAGAAATGTTAAGTTTTGAGAAGAGAATGTTTTTGCCAGTATCTTTATTAATTGAAAAAATTAAGGAATCAAAAGAAAAATTTGGTATTTTGGGTCTCACTATTCTTGGGGGTGAGCCCTTTTTGCAACCCGATGGGTTACTAGAATTAGTAGAAGAAACTAAAAAGTTAGGACTAAATATCATAATCTTTTCAGGATTTCTATATGAAAATTTAGAAAAACAATTTTTTGAAATTTTGGCCCATATTGATTTGCTAATTGATGGGCCATTTATATCCTCAAAACTGGATAAAAATCGTCGCCTAATTGGTAGTACTAATCAAAGAATAATAAAAATTAGTGATTGTTTTGAAAATGAAGACTATTTTGAAAAACCTGTTTGAGAAGTTGATATTCATATCAATAATTCAATTGCAACAGTTAACGGGGATGGATCAATTTTGGATGATGCAGACGGAAAGAATATATTCAATATAGAAAAAAACAAATAG
- a CDS encoding MOLPALP family lipoprotein: MKKILSVLASVSLITSTVGTTVACFGKTSDSSPQINESQNLDEATLAAAQPFILADIKGYNANYIADHFVSQTRMNDSLYLFDKNTPELKAGKTIGDFWQGKMNLKANFEDSLAKTNLVTNKNSDIAHNNQAILTSQIVFEQIEQSNLLSIIDGFKDLIGGFITPEIKGQALKIFNKENLKAVTEALDFSKFEGVTYQTAISFSINMIANALSMALDSENDLVETNPSGDSIKDEKAVASGVDLLKAVFLKVSKKEEMNFQDIRVICQLLKAMIIINNYIEMFDQFDNFETNNSEKLWSDTKSNEEVIKDILKQKFSSVNLKFSLSRFAFNIDKYLVPKDKNKDVFQLQKLLSIIFLNNDGYKIVMKEFLRPYIPESFFDISLGFVVAVITEIISQKPIKKSLELILVFLSEEMKAKFKALLEDEDFLQKTLNSLYYGNGLELINNIVPTGLKGNLETILSNFKIADFFGFSDINKSINPDIENLGKDKIEIKKFYDLVKSLDQSDNPVLNGKTLIEAALENPKEMLSILGFDKENLSFDENSPLKFLGDILENKDLLKSIINSLNLVNKKYEALDLELDARIKKDLLRENWKIESTKTFHDLNYNIVGKKSIIKFKDESFVVEVKVSDDYEKNMNFKLNLNSIYKGESIYYYNEKRK, translated from the coding sequence ATGAAAAAAATTCTTAGTGTATTAGCTTCGGTAAGTTTAATTACTTCTACCGTAGGAACTACAGTAGCTTGTTTTGGTAAAACAAGTGATTCTTCTCCACAAATTAATGAATCTCAAAATTTAGATGAGGCAACTTTGGCTGCTGCTCAGCCTTTTATTTTAGCCGATATAAAAGGATATAACGCAAACTATATTGCAGACCATTTCGTCAGTCAAACAAGAATGAATGATTCTTTGTACTTATTTGATAAAAATACTCCCGAGCTTAAAGCTGGAAAAACAATTGGAGATTTTTGACAGGGGAAAATGAATCTAAAAGCAAATTTTGAAGATTCATTAGCAAAAACCAATTTAGTTACAAATAAAAATTCGGATATAGCACATAATAACCAAGCAATTTTAACTTCTCAAATTGTATTTGAACAAATTGAGCAATCAAATTTATTGAGTATTATTGACGGTTTTAAAGATTTAATAGGTGGATTTATTACTCCAGAAATCAAGGGTCAAGCCTTGAAAATTTTTAATAAGGAAAATCTTAAGGCCGTTACAGAAGCGTTGGATTTCTCTAAATTTGAAGGTGTAACATATCAGACTGCAATTAGTTTTTCTATAAATATGATTGCTAATGCTCTAAGTATGGCTTTAGACTCGGAAAACGATTTAGTTGAAACTAACCCAAGCGGGGATTCGATAAAAGATGAAAAAGCAGTAGCATCAGGAGTTGATTTACTGAAGGCAGTTTTTTTGAAGGTAAGCAAAAAAGAGGAAATGAATTTCCAAGACATTCGCGTTATTTGTCAACTTTTGAAAGCAATGATAATTATAAATAATTATATTGAAATGTTTGATCAGTTCGATAATTTTGAAACTAATAATTCAGAAAAATTATGGTCTGATACGAAAAGCAATGAAGAAGTAATTAAGGATATTTTAAAACAAAAATTTTCGTCAGTAAATCTAAAATTTAGTTTATCGAGATTTGCTTTTAATATTGATAAATATCTAGTTCCTAAAGATAAAAACAAGGATGTTTTTCAACTCCAAAAACTACTAAGTATTATTTTTCTGAATAACGATGGATATAAAATTGTAATGAAAGAGTTTTTGAGACCATATATACCTGAGTCATTTTTTGATATAAGCTTAGGTTTTGTAGTAGCAGTTATTACTGAAATCATTTCTCAAAAACCTATAAAAAAAAGTCTTGAACTAATTTTGGTTTTTCTTTCAGAAGAAATGAAGGCAAAATTTAAAGCGTTACTAGAGGACGAAGACTTTTTGCAAAAAACTCTAAATAGTCTATATTATGGTAATGGCTTAGAACTTATTAATAATATCGTTCCCACCGGTCTTAAAGGTAATCTGGAAACTATTTTATCAAATTTTAAAATTGCGGACTTTTTTGGGTTTTCTGATATAAATAAGTCCATAAATCCAGATATTGAAAATTTGGGAAAAGATAAAATAGAAATAAAAAAATTTTATGATTTAGTTAAAAGTCTTGATCAAAGCGATAACCCTGTGTTAAATGGCAAAACCCTTATCGAAGCTGCCTTAGAAAATCCAAAAGAAATGCTTTCAATACTAGGATTTGATAAAGAAAATTTATCTTTTGATGAAAATTCACCTCTAAAATTTCTTGGAGATATTTTAGAAAATAAAGACTTACTTAAATCTATTATTAATTCTCTAAATTTAGTTAACAAAAAGTATGAGGCACTAGATTTGGAACTTGATGCAAGAATAAAAAAAGATCTTTTGAGAGAAAATTGAAAAATTGAAAGCACCAAGACATTTCATGACTTAAATTACAATATTGTAGGAAAAAAATCAATAATTAAATTTAAAGATGAAAGTTTTGTAGTTGAAGTTAAAGTTTCAGATGATTACGAAAAAAACATGAATTTTAAATTAAATTTAAATAGTATTTATAAAGGCGAATCAATATATTACTATAACGAAAAGCGTAAATAA
- the rpsI gene encoding 30S ribosomal protein S9 translates to MAAKKSDAAMYRGTGRRKSSVAQVILTPGTGEIIVNGKKALEFFPYATLVQDMEQPLEATGTKKDFDIKIKVNGGGFTGQAGAARLGIARALLEASIDYKPQLRGLGLLTRDARVKLRKQYGLYGARRAPQYSKR, encoded by the coding sequence ATGGCAGCAAAAAAATCTGATGCAGCAATGTATCGAGGAACCGGAAGAAGAAAATCTTCAGTTGCTCAAGTTATTTTAACTCCAGGTACTGGTGAAATTATTGTAAATGGTAAAAAAGCATTAGAATTCTTTCCTTATGCAACTTTAGTTCAAGATATGGAACAACCATTAGAGGCGACAGGTACAAAAAAAGACTTCGATATTAAAATTAAAGTTAATGGCGGAGGATTCACAGGTCAAGCAGGGGCAGCTCGTTTAGGAATTGCTCGTGCGCTTTTAGAAGCCAGTATTGATTACAAACCTCAACTTCGCGGGTTAGGGTTACTAACTCGTGATGCTAGGGTTAAATTACGTAAGCAATATGGTCTTTATGGAGCCCGTCGTGCACCACAATACTCAAAACGTTAA
- a CDS encoding MATE family efflux transporter, with the protein MDTNLKSIKKQKFFASKGWYAAAFGIIIWAIFQEIIMASTDIVDNIFVNFIRDLPGLKDLNNDITNSNWSLLTKEQLKAARLTDYFQDGMFYSAGQLSVNGVAASNQIYILMYTILSGFCYGAGIYSAQYFGSGNYEKLRQITTLKFYVALIVTVFFALLGIKGITHHLIWFTTGVPLAEKPEFYLTNASTTEEIQQWFSYFQYEAAKISTQQGEQYYRIVSSSYLLLSINQTAITSLRETRRPFYSFWMSVISLVTNCILNVFLTAPSFLGEFQGLGVLGCAWATFTSRCIQSIFIVTLCAIKRFEFIPNSQSFIIQGKILKNSLGKAMPIVMNELFAATSLILQIKLRASYSVEALTANAIYSTIVMSFFWPLYHGMNAGISAFVGNELGANRLNEAQYNAKHLMFMSLGIGLAFGVILSIASPWIPGLIFTSSNAEAQRIAHFMLLFYGIFYPLITISNACYSTLRTGGAVWNAFIMDGLFTWVIQIPLLATLITLNSNGTIILDIIWMQLALMSTEIIKVFWAYYNYSKKRWVKNLTIDLAKIGFKEEQKTIANKKSAKKVNS; encoded by the coding sequence ATGGACACTAATTTAAAATCAATTAAAAAGCAAAAGTTTTTTGCCTCAAAAGGCTGATATGCTGCCGCTTTTGGAATTATCATTTGAGCAATATTTCAAGAAATTATTATGGCATCAACAGACATTGTTGATAATATTTTTGTTAATTTTATTAGGGATTTACCTGGTTTAAAAGATTTGAATAATGATATTACAAATTCAAATTGATCTTTATTGACAAAGGAGCAACTGAAGGCGGCCCGATTAACTGATTATTTTCAGGACGGGATGTTCTACTCAGCTGGTCAACTCTCGGTTAATGGGGTAGCTGCAAGTAATCAAATCTATATTTTAATGTATACAATATTATCTGGTTTTTGTTATGGAGCAGGAATTTATTCAGCCCAATATTTTGGGTCAGGTAATTATGAAAAACTACGCCAAATTACAACCTTAAAATTTTATGTCGCTTTAATCGTAACGGTGTTTTTTGCCTTATTAGGAATCAAGGGAATAACTCACCATCTAATCTGGTTTACAACTGGAGTCCCTTTGGCAGAAAAGCCAGAATTTTATTTAACAAATGCAAGTACCACAGAAGAAATTCAACAATGATTTAGTTACTTCCAGTATGAGGCTGCTAAAATTTCAACTCAACAAGGTGAGCAATACTACCGTATTGTTTCATCCAGTTATCTACTTTTATCAATTAATCAGACTGCCATTACTTCTTTAAGAGAAACAAGAAGACCGTTTTATTCATTTTGAATGTCTGTGATTTCGCTAGTAACGAATTGCATTTTAAATGTGTTCTTAACTGCTCCTAGTTTTTTAGGAGAATTTCAAGGTCTTGGAGTCTTGGGATGTGCTTGAGCTACTTTTACTTCAAGATGTATTCAATCAATATTTATTGTAACTCTTTGTGCAATTAAACGTTTTGAGTTCATTCCAAATTCTCAAAGCTTTATTATTCAGGGGAAAATACTAAAAAATTCTCTAGGAAAAGCAATGCCTATTGTGATGAATGAGTTATTTGCTGCAACTAGTTTGATTTTACAAATCAAATTACGCGCAAGCTACTCGGTTGAGGCTTTAACGGCAAATGCGATTTATAGTACGATTGTAATGTCATTCTTTTGACCGCTATACCATGGAATGAATGCTGGGATTTCAGCCTTTGTTGGTAACGAATTGGGGGCAAATCGCCTAAATGAAGCCCAATACAATGCTAAGCATTTAATGTTTATGTCATTGGGAATTGGACTCGCTTTTGGGGTAATTTTATCAATTGCCTCCCCATGAATTCCGGGATTAATTTTTACTTCATCAAATGCAGAAGCTCAAAGAATAGCTCACTTCATGCTTTTATTCTACGGAATATTCTATCCGCTAATCACTATATCAAATGCTTGTTATTCAACCCTAAGGACTGGGGGAGCTGTTTGAAATGCATTTATAATGGATGGACTATTTACTTGAGTAATTCAGATTCCGCTCCTAGCAACGCTAATAACTTTAAATTCAAACGGGACAATAATTTTAGATATTATTTGAATGCAGTTGGCTTTAATGTCAACAGAAATTATTAAGGTATTCTGAGCTTACTATAATTACTCGAAAAAACGTTGGGTAAAAAATTTGACAATTGATTTGGCAAAAATTGGTTTTAAAGAAGAACAAAAAACTATTGCAAATAAAAAATCCGCCAAAAAAGTTAATAGTTAA
- a CDS encoding AAA family ATPase: MSTRNQFIQLENILGIKKIIIIEGNVDDIYLDNNNFVNIHKKIRSILESKKIDSKIFWDKIDGLKGQGIKDLILMPEKEKIEGESYDEIDELFSNKPENDQKDPNFKKPENFFALVRRNLNRDDDKKIVFVLDYSDFIFNDTQLLEEDRNNLISLSKTLKENQFRISRVSKTESSLILITKQLSQLPPRLYLNNPEVTTLTLPKPNRDERKSFIASIKNQIQVTDSDDKNFLENLTDTFEGWTLKEVLQFAKFTNNNEMLSFEKSLNKYKYGDKDSPWEDLNYEKLSNLKNELKSRVIGQDSAIDKVANVIYKAYTGLSGVAYSAKKTKPKGTLFFVGPTGVGKTELAKAIAKFVFNDEANLIRFDMSEYSQSNSDQKLIGAPPGYVGFEGGGQLTNAVKQKPFSVILFDEIEKADSSIFDKFLQILEDGRLTDNTGQTVSFTDSIIIFTSNIGSAHVTASSSPEVVSKQFMKFVEDFFTQDLGRPELLGRFGNNIIPFNFITDEKIKSKIIRQKLKPIQMAVYEKFHIQVHVDITDQLIAIILKEANEQRGGRDILNALEKQFVDPLSLFIFENQSTLKPGTKINAVINQNEINFVVKVG, encoded by the coding sequence ATGAGTACAAGAAACCAATTCATACAACTAGAAAATATTTTGGGTATCAAAAAAATAATTATTATTGAGGGAAATGTTGATGACATATATCTTGATAATAATAACTTTGTAAACATTCACAAAAAAATAAGATCAATTTTAGAATCAAAAAAAATTGACAGTAAAATATTTTGAGATAAAATTGATGGTCTAAAGGGTCAGGGGATAAAGGATTTGATTTTAATGCCTGAAAAAGAAAAGATAGAAGGAGAATCCTATGATGAAATTGATGAATTGTTTTCTAATAAGCCAGAAAACGACCAAAAGGACCCTAATTTTAAAAAACCAGAGAATTTCTTTGCATTAGTAAGAAGAAATTTAAATCGAGATGATGATAAAAAAATAGTCTTTGTCTTAGACTATTCTGATTTCATTTTTAATGATACACAGCTCCTTGAAGAAGATCGTAATAACTTAATTAGTTTGAGTAAAACTTTAAAGGAAAACCAATTCAGAATTTCGCGAGTTTCAAAAACAGAATCTTCACTAATTTTGATTACCAAACAATTATCTCAGCTACCACCAAGACTATATTTGAACAATCCAGAAGTAACCACTCTCACATTGCCAAAACCAAATCGTGATGAAAGAAAAAGTTTTATTGCTTCTATCAAAAATCAAATTCAAGTAACAGATTCTGATGATAAAAACTTTTTAGAGAATTTAACCGACACCTTTGAGGGCTGAACTCTCAAGGAAGTTTTGCAATTCGCAAAATTCACAAATAATAATGAAATGCTATCATTTGAAAAATCTCTTAATAAATACAAATATGGAGATAAAGATTCACCATGAGAAGACTTGAATTATGAAAAGTTATCAAATTTAAAAAATGAATTAAAATCAAGGGTTATTGGCCAAGATTCAGCGATTGATAAGGTGGCAAATGTAATATATAAAGCTTACACCGGTCTTTCTGGAGTTGCTTACTCAGCTAAAAAAACAAAGCCAAAGGGAACTCTTTTTTTTGTTGGCCCTACTGGAGTTGGTAAAACTGAGCTAGCAAAAGCAATTGCTAAATTTGTTTTTAATGATGAAGCTAATCTAATAAGATTTGATATGTCCGAATATTCTCAATCAAATAGCGATCAAAAACTAATAGGAGCTCCACCGGGTTATGTAGGTTTTGAAGGGGGCGGGCAGTTAACAAATGCAGTTAAACAAAAACCATTTTCAGTTATTTTATTCGACGAAATTGAAAAGGCGGATTCTAGTATTTTTGATAAGTTTTTACAAATCTTAGAAGATGGTCGTTTAACAGATAACACTGGCCAAACTGTTAGTTTTACAGATTCGATAATTATTTTTACATCAAACATTGGTTCTGCCCATGTAACTGCTTCTAGCAGTCCTGAAGTTGTTTCAAAGCAGTTTATGAAATTTGTAGAGGATTTCTTTACCCAGGATTTGGGAAGACCTGAACTATTGGGTCGATTCGGAAATAACATAATACCTTTTAATTTCATTACCGATGAGAAAATAAAATCAAAAATTATCAGACAGAAATTAAAACCGATTCAAATGGCTGTTTATGAGAAATTTCATATTCAAGTCCATGTTGATATCACAGATCAACTAATTGCAATTATTCTTAAAGAAGCAAACGAACAACGTGGGGGAAGGGATATCCTAAACGCCTTGGAAAAACAATTCGTAGATCCGCTCTCATTATTTATTTTTGAAAACCAAAGTACTTTAAAACCGGGAACTAAAATTAACGCAGTTATAAACCAAAATGAAATAAATTTTGTTGTTAAAGTTGGCTAA
- a CDS encoding AAA domain-containing protein, with amino-acid sequence MSQEITHNNKELFFDFFLFKNKYKENLDYLDDFILSLKINNINKLSDLEGFFKNTILKQTFLCLVDDKTNTVGLKNSKNGQKEVFNFLLRFEFSEVYQSRLPQGCCLAFGADIDPNRAVINVKNIFITKMVNNPQEFESVIKNCRSRVIALNNEISNEELLERNVLNSQTVSNINKLLTNFENEALAWNNYLDYLSDILEVKRRLALPYLNGEVQNYIKVENKDALGLKQKALEFLNSSNYKYFDFIYHSEFIKNKINFEIINILSFDIVDSSEFKNFERIKKMEDLFLLPISANKNVQNLTQSKNNIKKILDFNSLGENSIRIENKIQLEVLLGTRKKGSLIDYWKVNSNTILGAIPSNSKDISDLDLMDKLSILEVFYEISDYDFDFKVDNDLIRNLENGYLAYLGIGDETIINRSRKIINRIRNGWVKNPYLANYLFNTDSIVVNTSNQEFTLDNVEFYYNLNHLQKVAVIKALNSKDIFLLQGPPGTGKTQVISEIVYQLANRKNKVLISSQNHEAINNVIERLPIEPDLYKMRLSNVSFLENKSVNKYAPERLLLNHYQSIGKVAYDNLFQNGADLNLAKNELINIENLLVGFESIQIKRQELDKISEKITVLEQQITKSFEDLNPIFHNLEDIEEDIFQTENMISNIKNENYQGVISNNKLIIDSYNKVLKKNLESLFVKLKKTPGENIFKNISFIWNHFITNNEKFIDLLKLKNDLNSASILGDYEKVIINRNKINDLEFEIENDKIISNLKIILDRYVRELQKKLDSLSSKNDNNLEKAKKNSINVEINNLMIDRNKIRGSISEMLGPVQAGVEKFNRVYREELDISDKNSKQIIEQKIKELDKKIDDFEKNKNRLKPLYEKSLNFLKNNYEISCQDENKIEKNRFNFQLINDTKKYLPIITQNLTNIYAMTLNSPNQFFFDKNKLAKSVGLEKIDLNNLNIDTVIIDEASKATLLEIIMPLVFGHSLILVGDYRQLPPLIKITQKEVDFINSETNKNYDYEEIFNLLNDSIFKRLITNANSTIKETLQYQYRSNRQIMDVVNNFYDGYLKIDEETDLKKFHNLKVSSSIGNPIITPETSTYWIDSSVDLKGEWNLEKSEEYSTSFYNKLEAELTIEMIKKIDRSISENIESFSETPTLAIICMYGLQVNKIKKIFSKIRNEIKNLKIIISTVDDFQGKECDFVIVNMVRNPEKVSTNGQKFIKQYERINVALSRARKLLIIVGSSRTTRGVSVKIPDMDKPNQVRTTNVYDDIISYIKFNNGYKTAKDIYE; translated from the coding sequence ATGTCGCAAGAAATAACGCATAATAATAAAGAATTATTTTTTGATTTTTTTCTCTTTAAAAATAAATATAAGGAAAATTTGGATTATCTAGACGATTTTATCTTAAGTCTTAAGATTAATAATATTAATAAATTGTCAGATCTTGAAGGTTTTTTTAAAAATACAATTTTGAAGCAAACCTTTCTTTGTCTAGTGGATGATAAAACTAATACTGTAGGACTAAAAAATTCTAAAAATGGCCAAAAAGAAGTTTTCAACTTCTTGCTTAGATTTGAGTTTTCAGAAGTGTATCAATCAAGACTCCCTCAGGGATGTTGCTTGGCTTTTGGAGCCGATATTGACCCAAATAGGGCCGTGATCAATGTCAAAAATATTTTTATTACAAAAATGGTCAATAATCCACAGGAATTTGAATCAGTTATAAAAAATTGTCGATCAAGAGTAATTGCTTTAAATAACGAAATTTCTAATGAGGAGCTTTTGGAAAGAAATGTTTTAAATTCTCAAACGGTTTCAAATATTAATAAATTACTTACTAATTTTGAAAATGAAGCTTTGGCATGAAATAATTATCTAGACTACCTTTCAGATATTCTTGAAGTTAAAAGACGTTTAGCCTTACCTTACCTTAACGGGGAAGTCCAAAATTATATAAAGGTCGAAAACAAAGATGCATTAGGTTTGAAGCAAAAGGCGTTAGAATTTTTAAACTCTAGCAATTATAAGTACTTTGATTTTATTTATCATTCAGAATTTATAAAAAATAAAATTAATTTTGAAATAATTAACATATTAAGTTTTGATATTGTTGATAGTTCAGAATTTAAAAATTTTGAAAGAATAAAAAAAATGGAAGACTTGTTTTTGTTGCCAATATCAGCAAATAAAAACGTTCAAAATTTGACTCAGTCAAAAAATAATATTAAAAAAATTTTAGATTTTAATAGTTTGGGAGAAAATTCGATAAGAATTGAAAATAAAATTCAACTCGAAGTTTTATTAGGTACAAGAAAAAAAGGTTCTCTTATCGATTATTGAAAAGTTAATTCAAATACGATTTTGGGAGCTATTCCTAGTAATTCAAAAGATATAAGTGACTTAGATTTGATGGATAAATTGTCAATTTTGGAGGTTTTTTACGAAATATCAGATTATGATTTTGATTTTAAAGTTGATAATGATTTAATTCGCAATTTGGAAAATGGATATTTGGCATATCTAGGAATTGGTGATGAGACTATAATTAATAGAAGTAGGAAAATAATAAATAGGATAAGAAATGGATGAGTTAAAAACCCTTATCTTGCTAACTACTTATTTAATACAGATTCAATAGTTGTAAATACCAGTAATCAAGAATTTACTTTAGATAATGTAGAATTCTACTACAATTTAAATCACTTGCAAAAAGTTGCTGTGATAAAGGCTTTAAATTCAAAGGATATTTTTTTACTTCAAGGGCCTCCTGGAACTGGTAAAACTCAAGTAATTTCTGAAATTGTCTATCAATTGGCAAATAGAAAAAATAAAGTTTTAATTTCATCTCAAAATCACGAGGCAATAAATAACGTAATCGAAAGACTACCTATAGAACCCGACCTCTACAAGATGCGTTTGAGCAATGTGTCTTTTCTAGAAAATAAAAGTGTAAATAAGTATGCTCCAGAAAGATTGCTCTTGAACCATTATCAATCAATAGGGAAGGTCGCCTATGACAATCTATTTCAGAATGGTGCTGATTTAAATCTTGCAAAAAATGAATTAATAAATATTGAAAATTTACTTGTCGGTTTTGAGTCGATACAAATTAAAAGGCAAGAATTAGATAAAATTTCAGAAAAAATAACAGTTCTTGAGCAACAAATTACAAAATCTTTTGAAGATTTAAATCCAATTTTTCATAATTTAGAAGACATAGAAGAAGACATTTTTCAAACAGAAAATATGATTAGTAACATTAAAAATGAAAATTATCAAGGTGTAATCTCTAATAATAAATTGATAATTGATTCCTACAATAAAGTTTTGAAAAAAAATCTTGAATCACTGTTTGTTAAATTGAAAAAGACTCCAGGAGAAAATATTTTCAAAAACATTAGTTTTATTTGAAATCACTTTATAACAAACAATGAAAAATTCATCGACTTGCTAAAACTTAAGAATGATTTAAATTCCGCTTCTATTCTTGGTGATTATGAGAAAGTAATCATAAATAGAAATAAAATTAATGACCTAGAATTTGAAATAGAAAATGATAAAATTATTAGCAATTTAAAGATTATTTTAGATAGGTATGTCAGAGAGCTTCAAAAAAAACTGGATTCGTTATCATCTAAAAATGATAATAATTTAGAAAAAGCAAAAAAGAATTCGATAAATGTTGAAATAAATAATTTGATGATTGATCGAAACAAAATCAGAGGTAGTATTTCTGAAATGTTAGGGCCCGTTCAGGCAGGGGTTGAAAAATTTAATAGAGTCTACAGAGAAGAGTTAGATATTTCAGATAAAAACTCAAAGCAAATTATTGAGCAAAAAATTAAAGAGCTTGATAAGAAAATAGATGATTTTGAAAAAAATAAGAATAGGTTAAAACCCTTATATGAGAAATCTCTTAATTTTCTAAAAAATAATTACGAAATTTCTTGTCAAGATGAAAATAAAATTGAAAAAAATAGATTTAATTTTCAGTTGATAAATGATACAAAGAAATATTTGCCAATTATAACACAAAACTTGACGAATATTTATGCAATGACATTAAATTCCCCCAATCAGTTCTTTTTTGATAAGAATAAATTAGCAAAAAGTGTAGGACTTGAGAAAATTGATCTAAATAATTTAAATATTGATACTGTAATAATTGATGAGGCAAGTAAAGCGACTCTGCTTGAAATTATAATGCCGCTTGTATTTGGACATAGTTTAATTTTAGTTGGAGATTATCGTCAATTGCCGCCATTAATAAAGATAACTCAAAAGGAAGTTGATTTTATTAATTCAGAGACTAATAAAAACTATGATTATGAAGAAATTTTTAATCTTCTAAATGATTCTATTTTTAAGCGATTGATTACTAATGCTAACTCAACAATTAAAGAAACATTACAGTATCAATACAGAAGTAACCGTCAAATTATGGATGTAGTAAACAATTTTTATGATGGTTATTTAAAAATTGATGAAGAAACAGACTTAAAAAAATTTCATAATTTAAAAGTTAGTTCATCAATTGGTAACCCAATTATCACTCCTGAAACTTCGACTTACTGAATTGACTCTTCAGTAGATTTAAAAGGGGAATGAAATCTAGAAAAATCAGAGGAATATTCAACTAGTTTTTACAATAAATTAGAGGCTGAATTAACTATTGAGATGATAAAAAAAATCGATCGCAGTATTTCTGAAAATATAGAAAGTTTTTCAGAAACTCCTACTTTAGCAATTATTTGCATGTATGGTCTTCAGGTAAATAAAATAAAAAAAATATTTAGTAAAATAAGAAACGAAATTAAAAATTTAAAAATAATTATTAGCACCGTTGATGATTTTCAAGGTAAAGAGTGTGATTTTGTTATTGTAAATATGGTTAGAAACCCAGAAAAAGTTTCTACAAACGGTCAAAAATTTATAAAACAATATGAGAGAATTAATGTAGCACTTTCGAGGGCAAGAAAATTGTTAATTATAGTAGGTTCATCACGAACAACTAGGGGTGTATCTGTTAAGATACCTGACATGGATAAACCAAACCAAGTCAGAACTACAAATGTTTACGATGATATAATCTCGTACATAAAATTTAACAATGGATACAAAACCGCAAAAGATATTTATGAATAG